One segment of Agromyces albus DNA contains the following:
- a CDS encoding FGGY-family carbohydrate kinase, which translates to MSEPAWVGVDLGTQSVRAIALDDEGRSLASASSPLRSSRHGGRHEQDAEQWWSAIVSVLGDVTSQLPTGVEVRAVAVSGTSGTVVPVDAASGRATGPAVMYDDRRGAPHLDRVAAAGSAVWTRLGYRMQASWALPKLLAMLEEGALPRGSAIAHQPDVITSRLAGHPMPSDLSSALKSGADLDTVSWPISVFEELGLDVERMPQLAPSGALVGEVSDAASRETGLPAGCAIVAGMTDGCAAQIAAGALAPGAWNSVLGTTLVLKGVALERRVDPSGAVYSHRAPFGSGWYPGGASSTGAGAISAWLPGRDLNALTGAFDAGAPPPVAYPLVGSGERFPFVSSHAEAFLPGDGDDASLFAAILHGVAFVERLAFDLLAATGYDVNGPVLVTGGGARNPVWTQLRADVLGRPVHLPEHGEGAAGMAVLAAAGATAASDASTRASAGATSDDPLAAAAERMLRPPRIVPAAADRHERLMPAYNRFVDELDARGWIGAELAASARERSIR; encoded by the coding sequence TTGAGCGAGCCGGCCTGGGTTGGCGTCGATCTCGGCACGCAGAGCGTGCGTGCGATCGCCCTTGACGACGAGGGCCGCAGCCTCGCCTCGGCGTCGTCGCCGCTGCGCAGTTCGCGGCACGGCGGCCGGCACGAGCAGGACGCCGAGCAGTGGTGGTCGGCCATCGTGTCGGTGCTCGGCGACGTGACCTCGCAGCTGCCGACCGGGGTGGAAGTGCGAGCGGTCGCCGTCTCGGGAACCTCGGGCACCGTGGTCCCGGTCGACGCCGCTTCCGGCCGCGCGACCGGACCGGCCGTCATGTACGACGACCGCCGGGGCGCGCCGCACCTCGACCGGGTGGCGGCCGCGGGGTCCGCCGTCTGGACCCGACTCGGCTACCGCATGCAGGCGTCGTGGGCGCTGCCCAAGCTCCTGGCCATGCTCGAGGAGGGCGCGCTGCCGCGGGGCAGCGCGATCGCCCACCAGCCCGACGTGATCACGAGCCGGCTCGCGGGGCACCCGATGCCGAGCGACCTGAGCTCGGCCCTGAAATCGGGTGCCGACCTCGATACGGTCTCCTGGCCGATCTCGGTGTTCGAGGAGCTCGGCCTCGACGTCGAGCGGATGCCGCAGCTCGCGCCCTCAGGCGCGCTGGTCGGCGAGGTGAGCGACGCCGCCTCGCGCGAGACGGGCCTGCCCGCCGGCTGCGCGATCGTGGCCGGCATGACCGACGGCTGCGCCGCCCAGATCGCCGCCGGAGCACTCGCGCCGGGCGCCTGGAACTCCGTGCTCGGGACGACCCTCGTGCTGAAGGGCGTGGCGCTCGAGCGCCGCGTCGACCCGAGCGGTGCCGTGTACTCGCACCGCGCGCCGTTCGGCTCCGGCTGGTACCCGGGCGGCGCCTCGAGCACGGGCGCGGGAGCGATCTCGGCGTGGCTGCCGGGCCGCGACCTCAACGCGCTGACGGGGGCCTTCGACGCCGGTGCTCCGCCGCCCGTTGCCTACCCGCTCGTCGGGAGCGGCGAGCGATTCCCGTTCGTCTCGTCTCACGCCGAGGCCTTCCTGCCGGGCGACGGTGATGACGCCTCGCTGTTCGCGGCGATCCTGCACGGGGTCGCGTTCGTCGAGCGCCTCGCCTTCGATCTCCTCGCCGCGACGGGTTACGACGTGAACGGACCCGTGCTCGTCACGGGCGGGGGCGCGCGCAATCCCGTGTGGACGCAGCTCCGTGCCGATGTGCTCGGCCGGCCCGTGCACCTGCCCGAGCACGGCGAGGGCGCGGCCGGGATGGCCGTGCTCGCCGCCGCGGGCGCCACCGCCGCTTCAGACGCAAGCACTCGTGCAAGCGCAGGCGCGACCTCCGACGACCCGCTTGCAGCAGCAGCGGAACGGATGCTCCGGCCGCCGCGCATCGTGCCCGCCGCCGCGGATCGACACGAGCGCCTGATGCCCGCGTACAACCGGTTCGTCGACGAGCTCGACGCGCGCGGCTGGATCGGCGCGGAGCTCGCGGCATCCGCACGGGAACGGAGCATCCGATGA
- a CDS encoding histidine phosphatase family protein yields the protein MTTVHLARHGETTWHAENRYAGSSDVPLTPLGREQGAALARWAAEAGIDVVATSDLSRAVETGDAAAKLLGVDLVIDARLREVDFGSGEGLTRAEMTELFPEQLAAFVAAPASSPLPGGEPGAAAVARGLDAVAGLTRVAGADGTVLVVAHSTLIRLVLCCVLGLPLDEYRRRFPGLANTAVTTVELPSAADAAALVERGALIRFNVPL from the coding sequence ATGACGACCGTTCACCTCGCACGCCACGGCGAGACGACCTGGCACGCGGAGAACCGCTACGCGGGTTCGAGCGACGTGCCCCTCACCCCTCTCGGCCGGGAGCAGGGGGCCGCGCTCGCCCGGTGGGCCGCGGAAGCCGGCATCGACGTGGTGGCGACCTCCGACCTCTCGCGAGCGGTCGAGACGGGCGACGCGGCCGCGAAGCTGCTCGGCGTCGACCTCGTGATCGATGCCCGGCTGCGCGAGGTCGACTTCGGTTCCGGCGAGGGCCTCACGCGCGCCGAGATGACCGAGCTCTTCCCCGAGCAGCTCGCCGCGTTCGTCGCCGCACCGGCCTCATCGCCGCTTCCGGGTGGCGAACCCGGCGCGGCGGCGGTCGCGCGCGGGCTCGACGCCGTCGCCGGGCTCACGCGGGTCGCCGGTGCCGACGGCACGGTGCTCGTGGTGGCGCACTCGACGCTCATCCGGCTCGTGCTGTGCTGCGTGCTCGGGCTGCCGCTCGACGAGTACCGGAGGCGCTTCCCCGGTCTCGCGAACACCGCCGTGACCACGGTCGAGCTTCCGTCGGCCGCCGACGCCGCCGCGCTCGTCGAACGAGGGGCGCTCATCAGGTTCAACGTGCCCCTGTGA